In the genome of Thermoproteus tenax Kra 1, the window GATGCGCGACTTGCGCCAAGAGGCGATTCCAACGGCGGCTAGCCCCACAGCCAACACGGGAGCGCCCACTACGGCGACTTCTTTCAACGCCTCTCTGATCGAGTTTGTCGGCACTACAGCTTGGCTCGGGAAGTGTTGTTGTATGGCGAACGACTTTCTGTCAGATGAGACGTAAATCCATCTCACTTGTCCTCCAACGTAAGGATCTAGGTCGAGCCCATACACCACTCTGCCCTTGGACTGTTCCTCTCTAGCCCTCTGAATTATCTCCGAGGCCACTCCGAAGGTGAAGACGCCAGTGGGGCATACCTCGACGCATGCGGGCTCTCTCCCATTCTGGATCCTATCAACGCAGAATGTACACTTGTAATACTTTCCGTCATCGCCTCTCCTAGGCACATTATAGGGACAAGCGTTCTGACAGAATCCGCAGCCTATACACTGCTCCTTGTTTATGACCACGGCCCCCTCAGGCGTGACAGATATAGCGCCGGACGGACACGATCTGGCACACGGCGCCTCCACACAGTGTAGGCATTGGGCCGGCAACGGCGCAAAGTCCACTTGTTCAAACACAAGCTCTCCAGCCGGAGTGGCCAAACCCTTCTTAGTGGTTCCCTCGTAGTAGAACACGACCTTCCAGTCCTGGGCTGTGAAGTCCGGAGGATTAGTAAAGGTCGGACTAAATGAGGTTTTGACAGGCGATAGCCCGTTCCAGTCTTTACAAGCGAGCTGGCACGCTCTACAGCCTATACACTTATCTATGTCGACCAAGACGGCGTATCCTTGATCAGCCGGCGGGAAGTTGACGGACACCATGGCTACACGCTAGGGGCTTTTCTTATCATGCCCAACCACGCCTTCGACTCTTGTATGGTGGTGATAACGTCTCCTACATCTGGCACTAGGAAGTTGGCGGAAGCGCCTGTGTCCGTGCCCTGGAAGCTCCAGCTCCATACCACGTTCACCACTGGGACAGTCTGCCCGTTAACGCTCACATAGGCCTCGCCGTCTGTGACAAATGCCCTGAGCTTTATGCCGCCGCGGGCCGTCCAAATCTCCACGTAGTCGCCGCTGTTGATCCCAAGTTGTTGGGCCAATGATTTTGAGACTATCGCGAAGGGCCTCGGGACAAGCTCCACGAGATCGGGTATGTTCCGGGTCATCGAGCCGCTGTGCCAATGCTCTGTGAGCCTGTTGGAGGTAAGGGCTACGGTGATCCCAGTTATGCCCAAGCCCTGTAGTTCTGCCTGCAACTCCTTGGGATCCAAGGCAACTCCAGTCATGCCTCTGGACACTACGTCGGGTTGGTTGTTCAACACCATTAAGTTGTAGGGGTTGAGCCACGCCAGCGTGGGATACGATATGGCCATGTCTGTCACAGGAGACTCTACAGGCTCTGCGTGGATCGGCCACTGGAAGGTATAGCCCTTGTACCAACCGCCCATCTCTTGTATAACCTTCAGCGTGGCCGCCTTAAGGTCTCCAAGCTGTTGATAGTACTGTTTAAGCAGACTCCTCATCTTCTCGTAAGTGGGCTTAAACTGCCTCCAACCTGAGCCTGGATAGAATACCCTCTTTAGGAACGCTTTGTCCGACAGAGTCTCTTGGTCCCAATATAGGGCATCATTGGCCCACAGATACCTCATACCTGTCATAGCAGCATAGGAGTCGAAGTCCACTAGTTGCACGCCGGTATCTGTCTCTACGACGAACTTCCCGAGGAAGACCTTCTCGCCGGTTCTTATGAATTTCATGAGGTCCAGTCCTCCGAAGAGGTCTGCGACGCCGCTTAACCTCCTCTTGAACGTCTTAGGGGCGAAGAAGTTATGGCCTGGGACGAAAGCAGGTCTATATTCGCCGGTATATTCATCTATTATCTCGCCGGTCTCGCCAGTGACCGTCCACTGCTGGCCTGCGGCGTTTACGACGTCTGGCTTCCCCAATATCACTTCTAGTGAGTCGAAGTTGTACATAAAGCGCACGTTCATGGGCCACGACCACCCCCAGTTCTTGTAGACCTTGAAAGTCGAACTGAAGGTTCCGTCTATTTCGCCGGGCTTTCTAAGCTCATTGGACCTCCTCATAGGAGTGAAGCTATCCCTCACGGGATCGTATATGCCTTGGTATATCATTACGGCATAGTTAATCTCCTTGGTTATAATACGGGGGTTTACCTCGGCCTCTATATCCGAGATAGGCGCGGAGGAGCCGACCCCGCCTGAGTAGTCCCAGGAGTGGTCGGGCCTCAGAGGACGCTCGTAGACAAATATTATATTGCCCCGTTTTCTGAACTTAACTTCCTCTTTGTTTAC includes:
- a CDS encoding 4Fe-4S dicluster domain-containing protein, yielding MVSVNFPPADQGYAVLVDIDKCIGCRACQLACKDWNGLSPVKTSFSPTFTNPPDFTAQDWKVVFYYEGTTKKGLATPAGELVFEQVDFAPLPAQCLHCVEAPCARSCPSGAISVTPEGAVVINKEQCIGCGFCQNACPYNVPRRGDDGKYYKCTFCVDRIQNGREPACVEVCPTGVFTFGVASEIIQRAREEQSKGRVVYGLDLDPYVGGQVRWIYVSSDRKSFAIQQHFPSQAVVPTNSIREALKEVAVVGAPVLAVGLAAVGIASWRKSRIEEQERSKSSAQSSGQ